From Erigeron canadensis isolate Cc75 chromosome 8, C_canadensis_v1, whole genome shotgun sequence, one genomic window encodes:
- the LOC122579516 gene encoding aluminum-activated malate transporter 14-like isoform X1 → MTDLSKKTKIYVDKSRRFPGLVCREVWKLGRDDPRRAIHALKVGFSLTLVSLLYLIEPLFKGVGQNAIWAVMTVVVVLEFTAVILIGATLCKGLNRGFGTLLAASLAFFFEFIAREYGKVFRAVFVGASVFLIGTFTTYLRFYPKIKKNYDYGVLVFLLTFNLITVSSYRVDDILKLAHGRMSTIAIGSGLCILMSIFIFPHWSGEDLHNFTVTKIEGLAKSIEACVDKYFNDEEIDMDIEEQTEDPIYDNYKAVLDSKSTDETLALHSSWEPRHSLPCHKFPSRQYVKLGGVLRHFGYGVVALHGSLQTEIRTRRSVRLLFRDPCIRMAKEINATLTELAGSIRNRRHCSPEILTERLQQALQNLNSALKSQPRLFLGPNCPNNNSNMLALVAATARQKSFNHLTSLKKTDSPKKSGLKTDSPRKSGLKTESPRISKGGTEAEKRILRPTLSKLTITSLEFSEALPFAAFVALLVELVARLDVVIEQVEELGRVACFAEFRHGDDVILDVDKRTSTSTEINVPNAAGAE, encoded by the exons ATGACCGATTTGAGCAAGAAAACGAAGATTTACGTAGACAAGAGTAGGAGGTTTCCGGGTTTGGTATGTCGAGAAGTATGGAAATTGGGTCGAGATGATCCGAGAAGAGCGATCCATGCACTTAAAGTCGGGTTTTCTTTGACATTGGTATCTTTGTTATATCTTATAGAACCTTTGTTTAAAGGTGTGGGACAAAATGCTATTTGGGCTGTCATGACTGTTGTAGTTGTCCTCGAATTTACTGCTG taattttGATAGGGGCGACGTTATGCAAAGGATTAAACAGAGGATTCGGGACGTTGTTGGCAGCTTCATTAgccttcttcttcgagtttatAGCTAGAGAATACGGCAAGGTTTTTCGTGCAGTTTTTGTTGGAGCTTCAGTTTTTCTAATCG GCACGTTTACAACATATTTGAGATTTTATCCaaagataaaaaagaattaTGATTATGGCGTGCTAGTATTCCTTTTGACATTTAACCTGATCACTGTCTCAAGTTATCGCGTCGACGACATCCTGAAACTAGCGCACGGGCGTATGTCGACGATAGCCATCGGTTCTGGTCTGTGTATCCTTATGAGCATTTTCATCTTCCCACATTGGTCAGGAGAAGATCTTCATAATTTCACTGTTACCAAAATTGAAGGCCTGGCAAAATCAATCGAAG CTTGTGTCGATAAATACTTTAATGACGAAGAAATAGATATGGACATAGAAGAGCAAACAGAGGATCCTATTTACGACAATTATAAGGCCGTTTTAGATTCAAAATCCACCGATGAAACCCTC GCCCTCCACTCGAGTTGGGAGCCGAGACACTCGTTGCCTTGCCACAAATTTCCGTCGCGACAATATGTGAAACTAGGAGGCGTCCTTCGTCATTTTGGGTACGGGGTTGTCGCTCTTCATGGAAGTTTACAAACCGAAATCAGG ACTCGGAGATCAGTAAGACTACTATTCAGGGATCCATGCATTCGCATGGCAAAAGAAATCAACGCAACTCTAACGGAGCTCGCCGGTAGCATAAGAAACCGACGACATTGCTCTCCGGAAATCCTGACCGAACGTCTTCAACAAGCACTGCAAAACCTCAACAGCGCCCTAAAGTCCCAACCCAGACTCTTCCTCGGCCCAAACTGCCCTAACAACAATTCCAACATGCTAGCCTTAGTCGCCGCAACAGCAAGACAAAAATCCTTTAACCACTTAACCAGCTTGAAAAAAACCGACTCCCCCAAAAAGTCCGGCTTGAAAACCGACTCACCAAGGAAATCGGGCCTGAAAACAGAGTCCCCTAGGATATCAAAAGGTGGGACAGAAGCCGAGAAACGGATTTTAAGACCAACATTGAGCAAACTAACGATCACAAGCTTGGAGTTCTCGGAAGCACTTCCATTTGCGGCTTTTGTGGCTTTATTAGTTGAGTTGGTGGCTAGACTTGATGTTGTGATTGAGCAAGTTGAAGAATTGGGGAGAGTGGCTTGCTTTGCGGAGTTTAGACACGGGGATGACGTGATTTTGGATGTCGATAAGAgaacatcaacatcaaccgAGATCAATGTTCCTAATGCTGCTGGAGCTGAGTGA
- the LOC122579516 gene encoding aluminum-activated malate transporter 14-like isoform X2, with the protein MTDLSKKTKIYVDKSRRFPGLVCREVWKLGRDDPRRAIHALKVGFSLTLVSLLYLIEPLFKGVGQNAIWAVMTVVVVLEFTAGATLCKGLNRGFGTLLAASLAFFFEFIAREYGKVFRAVFVGASVFLIGTFTTYLRFYPKIKKNYDYGVLVFLLTFNLITVSSYRVDDILKLAHGRMSTIAIGSGLCILMSIFIFPHWSGEDLHNFTVTKIEGLAKSIEACVDKYFNDEEIDMDIEEQTEDPIYDNYKAVLDSKSTDETLALHSSWEPRHSLPCHKFPSRQYVKLGGVLRHFGYGVVALHGSLQTEIRTRRSVRLLFRDPCIRMAKEINATLTELAGSIRNRRHCSPEILTERLQQALQNLNSALKSQPRLFLGPNCPNNNSNMLALVAATARQKSFNHLTSLKKTDSPKKSGLKTDSPRKSGLKTESPRISKGGTEAEKRILRPTLSKLTITSLEFSEALPFAAFVALLVELVARLDVVIEQVEELGRVACFAEFRHGDDVILDVDKRTSTSTEINVPNAAGAE; encoded by the exons ATGACCGATTTGAGCAAGAAAACGAAGATTTACGTAGACAAGAGTAGGAGGTTTCCGGGTTTGGTATGTCGAGAAGTATGGAAATTGGGTCGAGATGATCCGAGAAGAGCGATCCATGCACTTAAAGTCGGGTTTTCTTTGACATTGGTATCTTTGTTATATCTTATAGAACCTTTGTTTAAAGGTGTGGGACAAAATGCTATTTGGGCTGTCATGACTGTTGTAGTTGTCCTCGAATTTACTGCTG GGGCGACGTTATGCAAAGGATTAAACAGAGGATTCGGGACGTTGTTGGCAGCTTCATTAgccttcttcttcgagtttatAGCTAGAGAATACGGCAAGGTTTTTCGTGCAGTTTTTGTTGGAGCTTCAGTTTTTCTAATCG GCACGTTTACAACATATTTGAGATTTTATCCaaagataaaaaagaattaTGATTATGGCGTGCTAGTATTCCTTTTGACATTTAACCTGATCACTGTCTCAAGTTATCGCGTCGACGACATCCTGAAACTAGCGCACGGGCGTATGTCGACGATAGCCATCGGTTCTGGTCTGTGTATCCTTATGAGCATTTTCATCTTCCCACATTGGTCAGGAGAAGATCTTCATAATTTCACTGTTACCAAAATTGAAGGCCTGGCAAAATCAATCGAAG CTTGTGTCGATAAATACTTTAATGACGAAGAAATAGATATGGACATAGAAGAGCAAACAGAGGATCCTATTTACGACAATTATAAGGCCGTTTTAGATTCAAAATCCACCGATGAAACCCTC GCCCTCCACTCGAGTTGGGAGCCGAGACACTCGTTGCCTTGCCACAAATTTCCGTCGCGACAATATGTGAAACTAGGAGGCGTCCTTCGTCATTTTGGGTACGGGGTTGTCGCTCTTCATGGAAGTTTACAAACCGAAATCAGG ACTCGGAGATCAGTAAGACTACTATTCAGGGATCCATGCATTCGCATGGCAAAAGAAATCAACGCAACTCTAACGGAGCTCGCCGGTAGCATAAGAAACCGACGACATTGCTCTCCGGAAATCCTGACCGAACGTCTTCAACAAGCACTGCAAAACCTCAACAGCGCCCTAAAGTCCCAACCCAGACTCTTCCTCGGCCCAAACTGCCCTAACAACAATTCCAACATGCTAGCCTTAGTCGCCGCAACAGCAAGACAAAAATCCTTTAACCACTTAACCAGCTTGAAAAAAACCGACTCCCCCAAAAAGTCCGGCTTGAAAACCGACTCACCAAGGAAATCGGGCCTGAAAACAGAGTCCCCTAGGATATCAAAAGGTGGGACAGAAGCCGAGAAACGGATTTTAAGACCAACATTGAGCAAACTAACGATCACAAGCTTGGAGTTCTCGGAAGCACTTCCATTTGCGGCTTTTGTGGCTTTATTAGTTGAGTTGGTGGCTAGACTTGATGTTGTGATTGAGCAAGTTGAAGAATTGGGGAGAGTGGCTTGCTTTGCGGAGTTTAGACACGGGGATGACGTGATTTTGGATGTCGATAAGAgaacatcaacatcaaccgAGATCAATGTTCCTAATGCTGCTGGAGCTGAGTGA
- the LOC122578834 gene encoding uncharacterized protein LOC122578834, with the protein MASCISKCVCLFGWNIGKNKTNDKPQPNYHNIDLAFPSSLLTKTFLNGKELKCCYKATLDGFSATSFHECSDFKGPCVIIGYTDDSFKFGAFNPEGYRSTDDYYETFDAFLFYWPDEDKNEPIVLPKIGGSGAALFDYARGGPQFGADGLLIGPPLAPVMGGFAGPDTNSGVGDLRQAKSRLGLSYAKRVDGKESLFGDESRASLDEVLVFCSPQIASLY; encoded by the exons ATGGCTTCTTGCATATCAAAATGTGTGTGCCTCTTTGGTTGGAACATTGGCAAAAACAAAACTAATGATAAACCTCAACCCAATTATCATAATATTGATCTTGCTTTTCCTTCTTCCCTGCTCACAAAAACGTTCCTCAATG GAAAGGAATTAAAATGTTGCTACAAGGCCACCTTAGACGGATTTAGTGCAACCTCTTTTCACGAATGTAGCGATTTCAAGGGCCCATGTGTGATCATCGGTTACACAGATGACTCATTCAAGTTTGGTGCATTCAATCCCGAAGGTTATAGAAGCACCGACGATTACTACGAGACCTTTGATGCATTTCTATTTTATTGGCCGGATGAAGATAAGAATGAGCCTATAGTGTTGCCTAAAATAGGAGGTAGTGGTGCTGCTCTTTTTGATTATGCACGAGGTGGGCCACAGTTTGGGGCTGACGGGCTTCTTATTGGACCACCACTCGCACCGGTCATGGGTGGGTTTGCAGGACCCGATACAAATTCAGGTGTTGGAGATTTAAGGCAAGCAAAGTCAAGATTAGGATTGTCTTATGCCAAAAGAGTAGATGGAAAGGAGTCTTTGTTTGGTGATGAGTCCAGGGCTTCTCTTGATGAAGTGCTTGTTTTTTGTAGTCCTCAAATTGCAAGCCTATACTGA
- the LOC122578832 gene encoding protein ABCI7, chloroplastic — MAVSAFTPIIRTTPSPSFTIPTSSSSFLTKPRKVKPFLLTKQSLPPISAALSDPFVLQIAESLEDSLPSSSSSSNLQKLRDFASESLLSTPWPSRKDEPFRFTDTSFIKQSDIIPVSFPIKHESLNNLSVFEDTQWLNLTIVDGYVVDSLSQLLGLPVGVFVGGFSSIGSEEITKRVLEFLAGNEQGDLFWSLNGVGSPELVVVYVPEGCKVEGLLHLRYVSNEGSDKGSKKLPVSNPRVLVVVEKGGEIGILEEYMSGDGDLSYWTNSVMEVVVGEEAKVSHSYIQTQSLNSAHIKWTSIRQERSSTYELVEVSTGGKLSRHNVHVQQVGSDTITGLSTFHLSGNDQTQDLHSKIVLDHPRGFSRQLHKCIVAHSLGQVVFDGNVKVNRYAQQTDAGQLTRSLILEPRATVNVKPNLQIIADDVKCSHGASICDLEEDQLFYLQARGIDLQTARKALILSFGAEVIDKFPSNDLQKKVELHVKKLLDPQVDVEKSV; from the exons ATGGCTGTTTCAGCCTTTACACCAATCATCCGTACAACCCCATCACCATCTTTCACTATAcccacatcatcatcatcattcctCACGAAACCAAGAAAGGTCAAACCTTTTTTGTTGACCAAACAATCTTTACCCCCAATTTCAGCTGCTCTTTCTGACCCATTTGTTCTTCAAATTGCAGAATCTTTAGAAGATTCCTtaccatcttcatcatcatcatcaaatttaCAAAAGCTCAGAGATTTTGCTTCGGAATCTTTACTTTCTACACCATGGCCTTCAAGAAAAGATGAGCCTTTTAGGTTCACAGACACATCTTTCATTAAACAATCAGATATTATACCTGTTTCTTTTCCTATAAAGCATGAATCTTTAAACAATTTAAGTGTTTTTGAGGATACCCAGTGGCTTAATTTGACTATAGTTGATGGATATGTTGTTGATTCTTTGTCACAGTTATTAGGTTTGCCAGTTGGGGTTTTTGTTGGGGGGTTTTCGAGTATCGGGTCCGAGGAAATAACGAAAAGGGTACTCGAGTTTTTGGCTGGTAACGAACAGGGTGATTTGTTTTGGTCCCTTAATGGTGTTGGGTCACCTGAATTGGTTGTGGTTTATGTGCCTGAAGGATGTAAAGTTGAGGGCTTATTGCATTTGAGATATGTTTCGAATGAAGGGAGTGATAAGGGTTCGAAGAAGTTGCCGGTTTCAAATCCGAGGGTTTTAGTTGTGGTGGAGAAAGGTGGGGAGATTGGGATACTTGAAGAGTATATGAGCGGTGATGGGGATTTGAGTTATTGGACGAATTCGGTTATGGAAGTTGTGGTTGGTGAAGAAGCTAAAGTTAGTCATTCTTATATTCAGACTCAATCTTTGAACTCTGCACATATTAAATGGACATCCATTCGACAG GAAAGGTCAAGTACCTATGAGCTAGTAGAGGTAAGCACGGGTGGAAAGTTGAGCAGACACAATGTCCATGTGCAACAAGTTGGGTCAGATAcgataactggattatcaacattTCACTTGTCTGGTAATGATCAAACACAAGATCTACATAGTAAAATAGTTTTGGATCATCCACGGGGATTTTCTAGGCAACTTCACAAGTGCATTGTGGCTCATTCACTTGGACAGGTTGTATTTGATGGGAACGTAAAGGTCAACAG ATACGCACAACAGACAGATGCTGGTCAACTAACAAGGAGCCTTATTCTTGAGCCACGTGCAACGGTTAATGTGAAACCGAATCTGCAGATAATTGCTGATGATGTCAAGTGTTCTCATGGAGCTTCAATATGTGACCTGGAAGAGGACCAGCTGTTTTATCTTCAGGCGAGAGGTATTGATCTGCAAACAGCCAGGAAAGCCCTTATTCTCTCGTTTGGTGCTGAGGTTATAGATAAATTTCCATCCAATGATCTCCAAAAGAAGGTGGAGCTTCATGTAAAGAAATTACTGGATCCTCAAGTGGATGTGGAAAAATCGgtgtaa